In Nicotiana tabacum cultivar K326 chromosome 10, ASM71507v2, whole genome shotgun sequence, the DNA window ATTTGCAAATCACTTAGGAAATGAGAGGCAAAAAGACATTGAAGAGCACAAAAATCCAATGTCTCTTAGTAAGCAAAAGAGTTGCACCGAGTTTAGTAGAtttgagaatgaaaaagaaaaacgtAGATCATTTTTTGGTGGTAGGTACACTAGAAAACTCAAATTTCCAGGTAGATTTTCAACTTCTTCAAATTTATTGGAAGATTATAGCGATCATATTGTCCCTGGAAGACTTTCTATCGATGAGGATGAGAACTCCCTTGGGCGAAGATCTAATTCTGCACGAATTAGATCAGATATAGGACATGATTCTGAATCTGAGTACAGTGACATTGGTTCAAACAACAGCTTTGATTCTCCTGTTATTCGGAGAAACTTAGCACCATCTTATATGGCACCAACAATGAGTTCAAGAAAGGCTGGAATTGAAGTTCCCTCAAAGTACATGCAAGAATCATCATCAAAATGGTCGCGAAGATGGAGTGCAGATTCCAGTGTTCAGAAGCCAGTTTCATCGGACACTTCTCCAAAATTAGGACTCAAATTCAATAATCCAATTCAAAGAGCTGGTTCACTTAACAGTAAAATTTCTAAGTGGACTCTGTCACCTGGAAGGCCAAACTCTCCTCCTGTATTGATGGAAAACAAAGGGACATTTATGTCAAATATGAAGCCTCCGACGAGTCCTTCTAGGGCGAAAAAAGTCGGGAATTTTCTTAGCATGGGGCTTGAATTGTTCAAAGGTAAGAAATTTTCTTCTGTTGCAGCATCTCCTCTTCGGCCAGGCATGACCGAGAGCGTTCATCGGCTAAGAATGCTTCATAATAGATTGCTGCAGTGGAGATATGTAAATACCAGAGCTGATATTGTCAATCAAAATATCAGTAAACACGCTGAGGTTTGTGTAGTCTTTTTCCTTAGTTTAAAATGTTGTGATGAGTACTAGGCCTTAGTCACAAAATCAGCTGATTGGATTATTTGGTTTTCTCAGGCAAACTTAGTATATGCTTGGGATGGTCTAATAAAATTGAGACAATCTGTGGTACAAAAGAAGCTGCAGCTACAGAGGCAAAAGCTGGACATGAAATTGAGTTCTATTCTTCATGCTCAA includes these proteins:
- the LOC107766642 gene encoding QWRF motif-containing protein 3-like; the encoded protein is MKENDCENMGFDHSLTPKKPKSRKISSRYLSTTSNRSILDTENQSPQNIVPKPRSSTDCNKLKSLENSGLMGKLWPSSSSTVDTFANHLGNERQKDIEEHKNPMSLSKQKSCTEFSRFENEKEKRRSFFGGRYTRKLKFPGRFSTSSNLLEDYSDHIVPGRLSIDEDENSLGRRSNSARIRSDIGHDSESEYSDIGSNNSFDSPVIRRNLAPSYMAPTMSSRKAGIEVPSKYMQESSSKWSRRWSADSSVQKPVSSDTSPKLGLKFNNPIQRAGSLNSKISKWTLSPGRPNSPPVLMENKGTFMSNMKPPTSPSRAKKVGNFLSMGLELFKGKKFSSVAASPLRPGMTESVHRLRMLHNRLLQWRYVNTRADIVNQNISKHAEANLVYAWDGLIKLRQSVVQKKLQLQRQKLDMKLSSILHAQIKLLETWDSMERQHSSSVSKSIDGLQSAVCRVPLIEGATVEPQSSIIALQHASDVSSSIKLILSNFSSGAEKTAEVLKEMAELAVQEKLLLEEFLELFKNISALENQERSLKCSIMQLGLQQEHYCKKEKDMVSA